One Halobacterium sp. DL1 DNA window includes the following coding sequences:
- a CDS encoding ABC transporter permease, producing MAPSDDPGELVPRVERVAGRGLFAVFAAFLVVSITFGVVVSMPNVQLGAEIASAQRSGATDAQIQHLREEFWEQRGGKTGALDRYVDRMTGIATLDWGESYELQRPVTDVLAQRLQYTLAYVVPGVLGAFLVGSLVGVASGLRRNTGFDRAARLGAYLLMGLPAFWVVHFLDTKYRWTMPWLEPTLHAFGASVRIPLVWSFDHPLRYAWPTLVLSIGLAAGLLQHSRAESLEYERAEFVKLLRAKGAGRLRVARHVVRNAAIPILTLSFVEVLGVLMLNVYIIEAVFNIPGLGAISLFAIKNQDLPLIIGSTLVLVFIGIGGNFLQDLLYGYLDPSIRED from the coding sequence TTGGCACCGAGTGACGACCCTGGGGAATTAGTTCCGCGGGTCGAGCGCGTCGCGGGCCGCGGCCTCTTCGCGGTGTTCGCCGCGTTCCTCGTCGTCTCCATCACGTTCGGCGTCGTCGTCTCCATGCCGAACGTGCAACTCGGCGCCGAGATAGCGAGCGCGCAACGGAGCGGCGCGACCGACGCACAGATACAGCATCTCCGCGAGGAGTTCTGGGAGCAGCGCGGCGGGAAGACCGGCGCGCTCGACCGCTACGTCGACCGGATGACCGGCATCGCCACCCTCGACTGGGGGGAGTCCTACGAGCTCCAGCGGCCGGTCACGGACGTGCTCGCCCAGCGACTCCAGTACACCCTGGCGTACGTCGTCCCTGGCGTCCTGGGTGCCTTCCTGGTGGGGTCGCTGGTGGGCGTGGCGAGCGGGTTGCGGCGGAACACCGGTTTCGACAGGGCGGCCCGGCTGGGCGCGTATCTGCTGATGGGGCTGCCGGCGTTCTGGGTCGTCCACTTCCTCGACACGAAGTACCGCTGGACGATGCCGTGGCTCGAGCCGACCCTCCACGCGTTCGGGGCGTCGGTGCGCATCCCGCTCGTCTGGTCGTTCGACCACCCGCTCCGGTACGCCTGGCCGACGCTCGTGCTCTCCATCGGGCTCGCCGCCGGCCTCCTCCAGCACTCGCGGGCGGAGTCCCTCGAGTACGAGCGGGCTGAGTTCGTGAAACTGCTGCGCGCGAAGGGCGCGGGGCGGCTCCGGGTCGCGCGACACGTCGTCCGGAACGCCGCCATCCCGATTCTCACGCTGTCGTTCGTGGAGGTGCTCGGCGTGTTGATGCTCAACGTCTACATCATCGAGGCCGTCTTCAACATCCCAGGGCTGGGCGCCATCAGCCTGTTCGCCATCAAGAACCAGGACCTCCCGCTCATCATCGGCTCCACGCTCGTGCTGGTGTTCATCGGCATCGGCGGCAACTTCCTACAGGACCTGCTGTACGGCTACCTAGACCCGTCGATACGCGAGGACTGA
- a CDS encoding geranylgeranylglyceryl phosphate synthase yields the protein MTTPWEDWDHVLKVDPDKSLVDGETFDDVCETGTDAIEVGGTLDVTTEKMQRVIDACRKHDVPLYQEPSNPAVVVDDDALDGYLVPVVLNAGDPFWITGAHKEWVRIADLDWERTTTEAYIVLNPEASVAEYTEADCDLGADDVAAYAAVADRLFGQEIVYVEYSGMLGEPDVVAAAADALDDATLFYGGGIGDYDAAYQMGEHADTIVVGDLLHEEGVDAVRRTVEGVQDAHADR from the coding sequence ATGACTACCCCGTGGGAGGACTGGGACCACGTGCTGAAGGTGGACCCGGACAAGTCGCTCGTCGACGGCGAGACGTTCGACGACGTCTGCGAGACGGGCACCGACGCCATCGAGGTCGGCGGCACGCTGGACGTGACGACCGAGAAGATGCAGCGGGTCATCGACGCCTGCCGAAAACACGACGTTCCGCTCTACCAGGAGCCGTCGAACCCGGCCGTCGTCGTCGACGACGACGCGCTGGACGGCTACCTCGTGCCGGTCGTGCTGAACGCCGGCGACCCCTTCTGGATTACGGGCGCCCACAAGGAGTGGGTTCGCATCGCGGACCTGGACTGGGAGCGCACCACGACGGAGGCGTACATCGTGTTGAACCCGGAGGCGAGCGTCGCGGAGTACACGGAGGCCGACTGCGACCTCGGCGCCGACGACGTGGCCGCGTACGCGGCGGTCGCCGACCGGCTGTTCGGCCAGGAGATCGTCTACGTCGAGTACTCTGGGATGCTCGGCGAGCCGGACGTGGTCGCGGCGGCCGCCGACGCGCTCGACGACGCGACGCTGTTCTACGGCGGTGGCATCGGCGACTACGACGCGGCCTACCAGATGGGCGAGCACGCCGACACGATCGTCGTCGGAGACCTGCTCCACGAGGAGGGCGTCGACGCCGTCCGCCGGACCGTCGAGGGCGTCCAGGACGCCCACGCGGACCGATAG
- a CDS encoding transcription initiation factor IIB 2 produces MTRSTRQRERETATEQEESEEGVRECPECSSDNLVKSSDRAELVCEDCGLVVEEEQIDPGPEWRAFNHQERQEKSRVGAPTTQTMHDKGLTTTIDWKDKDAYGRSISSKKRSQMHRLRKWQERIRTKDAGERNLQFALSEIDRMASALGVPRSVREVASVIYRRALKEDLIRGRSIEGVATSALYAACRKEGIPRSLEEISEVSRVERKEIGRTYRYISQELGLEMKPVDPKKYVPRFCSELELSEEVQSKANEIIETTAEKGLLSGKSPTGYAAAAIYAASLLCNEKKTQREVADVAQVTEVTIRNRYQEQIEAMGIQG; encoded by the coding sequence ATGACACGGTCCACTCGCCAGCGGGAGCGAGAAACAGCGACAGAGCAGGAGGAGTCTGAGGAGGGGGTACGGGAGTGCCCGGAGTGCAGCTCTGACAACCTCGTGAAGAGTTCGGACCGCGCGGAACTGGTCTGCGAAGACTGCGGCCTCGTCGTCGAGGAGGAGCAGATCGACCCCGGTCCAGAGTGGCGAGCGTTCAACCACCAGGAACGACAGGAGAAGTCCCGGGTCGGCGCCCCGACCACCCAGACGATGCACGACAAGGGTCTCACGACCACCATCGACTGGAAGGACAAGGACGCCTACGGCCGGTCCATCTCCTCGAAGAAGCGGTCGCAGATGCACCGCCTGCGGAAGTGGCAGGAGCGCATCCGCACGAAGGACGCCGGCGAGCGCAACCTGCAGTTCGCGCTCTCCGAGATCGACCGGATGGCCTCGGCGCTCGGCGTGCCGCGGTCCGTCCGCGAGGTCGCGTCCGTCATCTACCGACGCGCACTGAAAGAAGACCTCATCCGCGGGCGCTCCATCGAGGGCGTCGCCACCAGCGCGCTGTACGCAGCGTGCCGCAAGGAGGGCATCCCGCGGAGCCTCGAGGAGATCTCCGAGGTGTCGCGGGTCGAGCGCAAGGAGATCGGTCGCACCTACCGCTACATCTCCCAGGAGCTCGGGCTCGAGATGAAGCCCGTCGACCCCAAGAAGTACGTGCCGCGGTTCTGCTCGGAACTCGAACTCTCCGAAGAAGTGCAGTCGAAAGCCAACGAGATCATCGAGACTACTGCCGAGAAGGGGCTGCTCTCCGGAAAGTCCCCGACCGGCTACGCGGCGGCAGCGATCTACGCCGCGTCCCTGCTCTGCAACGAGAAGAAGACCCAGCGCGAGGTAGCGGACGTCGCGCAGGTGACCGAAGTCACCATCCGGAACCGGTACCAGGAGCAGATCGAGGCGATGGGCATCCAAGGCTAG
- a CDS encoding ribonuclease H: MPVVECDVEDARARLADAGASFSEGNSEYEQWHADLGEAHAVAYEDKLVVQGKSPTDITAVVEPERGGRVHVYFDGACRGNPGPSAVGWVLVSGDGIVAEDGETIGRATNNQAEYEALLAGLQAADQFGFDEVEVRGDSQLIVKQVKGAWDTNDPDLREKRVAVRELLERFDDWSLTHVPREVNDRADELANEALDND; encoded by the coding sequence ATGCCGGTTGTGGAATGCGACGTCGAGGACGCGCGCGCACGACTCGCCGACGCGGGCGCGTCGTTCAGCGAGGGGAACTCCGAGTACGAGCAGTGGCACGCCGACCTCGGGGAGGCCCACGCCGTCGCCTACGAGGACAAACTCGTCGTCCAGGGGAAGAGCCCGACCGACATCACCGCCGTCGTCGAACCCGAACGCGGCGGCCGCGTCCACGTCTACTTCGACGGCGCGTGCCGCGGCAACCCGGGCCCGTCCGCGGTCGGCTGGGTGCTCGTCTCCGGGGACGGCATCGTCGCCGAGGACGGGGAGACCATCGGGCGCGCCACCAACAACCAGGCCGAGTACGAGGCGCTGCTCGCGGGCCTCCAGGCTGCCGACCAGTTCGGCTTCGACGAGGTGGAGGTCCGGGGTGACTCACAGCTCATCGTCAAGCAGGTGAAGGGCGCGTGGGACACCAACGACCCGGATCTCCGGGAGAAACGCGTCGCGGTCCGGGAGCTACTCGAGCGCTTCGACGACTGGTCGCTGACCCACGTGCCGCGGGAGGTAAACGACCGCGCGGACGAACTAGCCAACGAGGCCCTCGACAATGACTGA
- a CDS encoding rnhA operon protein — protein sequence MTDLPDDVVTEAERLTRLTRNAVDDDAAAAYRERRDDLLDEHGFAARVRDDDHTLVCYPVDWLDDDGQVKIADVEDTDRAAEVSLAGPGEQGDYEAAAERNAELVGLVRVEHGEVHGENAAAFATFMNNHYARPMDTASERERAEFLAEFFPRNAWPTEEQREAVEQSLSYVIDVAEDGGR from the coding sequence ATGACTGACCTCCCCGACGACGTCGTGACCGAAGCCGAGCGGCTCACCCGACTGACCCGGAACGCGGTCGACGACGACGCCGCGGCGGCCTACCGTGAACGCCGGGACGACCTGCTCGACGAGCACGGGTTCGCCGCGCGCGTCCGCGACGACGACCACACGCTCGTCTGCTACCCGGTCGACTGGCTCGACGACGACGGACAGGTGAAGATCGCAGACGTCGAGGACACGGACCGTGCGGCGGAGGTGTCCCTCGCCGGGCCGGGCGAACAGGGCGACTACGAGGCCGCCGCCGAGCGCAACGCGGAACTCGTCGGGCTGGTTCGCGTGGAACACGGCGAGGTCCACGGCGAGAACGCGGCTGCGTTCGCGACGTTCATGAACAACCACTACGCGCGACCGATGGACACCGCCTCCGAGCGCGAGCGCGCGGAGTTCCTCGCGGAGTTCTTCCCGCGGAACGCGTGGCCGACCGAAGAACAGCGCGAGGCCGTCGAGCAGTCGCTGTCGTACGTCATCGACGTTGCCGAGGATGGCGGTCGCTGA
- a CDS encoding PadR family transcriptional regulator — protein sequence MSEAQPATRTDVRDLTAFQKNILTVLAEEARYGLAIKRELEEYYGQEVNHGRLYPNLDDLVNKGLVEKSELDKRTNEYALTDDGFEAVVDDLEWALSKFLVDEERKERVSDIVETN from the coding sequence ATGTCAGAGGCACAACCCGCCACGCGCACAGACGTGCGGGACCTGACTGCGTTCCAGAAAAACATCCTGACCGTTCTCGCCGAGGAAGCCCGCTACGGGCTCGCTATCAAGCGGGAACTGGAGGAGTACTACGGGCAGGAAGTCAACCACGGGCGACTCTACCCGAACCTCGACGACCTCGTCAACAAGGGGCTCGTCGAGAAGTCGGAACTCGACAAGCGCACCAACGAGTACGCACTCACGGACGACGGCTTCGAGGCAGTCGTCGACGACCTGGAGTGGGCGCTCTCGAAGTTCCTCGTCGACGAGGAGCGCAAGGAGCGCGTCAGCGACATCGTCGAGACCAACTGA
- a CDS encoding inorganic pyrophosphatase: MTNLWEDLETGPDAPDVIYAVVECLKGERNKYEYDKDVPGVVLDRVLHSNVHYPSDYGFIPQSYYDDEDPFDVLVLVEDQTFPGCIIEARPVALMKMDDDGEQDDKVIAVPDEDPRYDHVNDLADIPQQTLDEIEEFFETYKNLEAGKEVETQGFEDAAAAKDAIEHAQDLYSEHFE; this comes from the coding sequence ATGACGAACCTCTGGGAAGACCTCGAGACGGGCCCCGACGCACCCGACGTCATCTACGCCGTCGTCGAGTGCCTGAAAGGCGAGCGCAACAAGTACGAGTACGACAAGGACGTCCCCGGCGTGGTGCTGGACCGCGTCCTCCACAGCAACGTCCACTACCCCTCGGACTACGGGTTCATCCCGCAGTCCTACTACGACGACGAGGACCCCTTCGACGTGCTCGTGCTCGTCGAGGACCAGACGTTCCCCGGCTGCATCATCGAGGCCCGTCCGGTCGCGCTGATGAAGATGGACGACGACGGCGAGCAGGACGACAAGGTCATCGCGGTGCCCGACGAGGACCCCCGCTACGACCACGTCAACGACCTCGCGGACATCCCACAGCAGACCCTCGACGAGATCGAGGAGTTCTTCGAGACGTACAAGAACCTCGAAGCGGGCAAGGAGGTCGAGACCCAGGGCTTCGAGGACGCGGCGGCCGCCAAGGACGCCATCGAGCACGCCCAGGACCTCTACTCCGAGCACTTCGAGTAA
- a CDS encoding nucleotide pyrophosphatase: MGLFDRLRGSDDARVAFVGIDGVPYSLVRDEPETFPNLHDVLDEGSGGAIDSIVPPESSACWPSLTTGVNPGETGVYGFQDREVGSYETYVPMGRDVQATRLWDRVTDAGRDATVLNVPVTFPPQRNIQRMVSGFLSPDIEKAAHPEDVATYLESIDYRIDTNAKLGHDEDKTEFLENAHETIDARQEAFLHYAEEDDWDLFFGVFMTTDRVNHFLFDDYERDGEYHEEFLEFYEKVDRYIGELRDALPEDVTLVVASDHGFTSEDYEVHLNSWLEEEGWLSFEDDDHDSLDDIDDDTKAYSFIPGRFYINLEDREPRGSVSEDDYESVRAELKEKLESLEGPDGEKVVDRVVEGEDAFEGAHDEIAPDLVAIPNHGFDLKAGFKGSDDVFSVGPRTGMHSFENATLVADNPDVEVPEGTDLYDIAPTLLDLLDVQYDAREFDGASLVQADD; the protein is encoded by the coding sequence ATGGGTCTGTTCGACCGACTCCGCGGCAGTGACGACGCGCGAGTCGCCTTCGTCGGTATCGACGGCGTCCCGTACAGCCTCGTCCGCGACGAACCCGAGACGTTCCCGAACCTCCACGACGTGCTCGACGAGGGGTCCGGTGGCGCCATCGACAGCATCGTGCCCCCCGAATCCAGCGCGTGCTGGCCGTCGCTGACGACCGGCGTCAACCCCGGAGAGACGGGCGTCTACGGCTTCCAGGACCGCGAAGTCGGGAGCTACGAGACGTACGTGCCGATGGGTCGGGACGTGCAGGCGACCCGGCTCTGGGACCGCGTCACCGACGCCGGTCGGGACGCCACCGTCCTGAACGTGCCTGTGACGTTCCCGCCCCAGCGCAACATCCAGCGCATGGTCTCCGGGTTCCTCTCACCGGACATCGAGAAGGCCGCCCACCCCGAGGACGTCGCGACCTACCTGGAGTCCATCGACTACCGCATCGACACGAACGCGAAACTCGGCCACGACGAGGACAAGACCGAGTTCCTCGAGAACGCCCACGAGACCATCGACGCGCGCCAGGAGGCGTTCCTGCACTACGCGGAGGAAGACGACTGGGACCTCTTCTTCGGCGTGTTCATGACGACCGACCGCGTCAACCACTTCCTCTTCGACGACTACGAACGGGACGGCGAGTACCACGAGGAGTTCCTCGAGTTCTACGAGAAGGTCGACCGCTACATCGGCGAACTCCGCGACGCGCTCCCCGAGGACGTCACCCTCGTCGTCGCCTCCGACCACGGGTTCACCAGCGAGGACTACGAGGTCCACCTGAACTCCTGGCTGGAGGAGGAGGGGTGGCTCTCCTTCGAGGACGACGACCACGACAGCCTCGACGACATCGACGACGACACGAAGGCGTACTCGTTCATCCCAGGTCGCTTCTACATCAACCTCGAGGACCGCGAACCCCGCGGGAGCGTCTCCGAAGACGACTACGAGTCGGTCCGCGCGGAACTGAAGGAGAAACTCGAATCGCTCGAAGGGCCCGACGGCGAGAAGGTCGTCGACCGCGTCGTCGAGGGCGAGGACGCCTTCGAGGGCGCCCACGACGAGATCGCGCCGGACCTCGTCGCCATCCCGAACCACGGCTTCGACCTGAAGGCGGGCTTCAAGGGCAGCGACGACGTGTTCAGCGTCGGCCCGCGCACGGGGATGCACTCCTTCGAGAACGCCACGCTCGTCGCCGACAACCCGGACGTCGAGGTGCCCGAGGGGACGGACCTCTACGACATCGCGCCGACCCTCCTTGACCTGCTCGACGTGCAGTACGACGCCCGCGAGTTCGACGGTGCGAGTCTCGTGCAGGCCGACGACTGA
- a CDS encoding cell division protein translates to MKAALIGVGQAGGKVAEALLAEDRRAGYESIRSAFAINTAETDLEGLDIDTMLIGQDRVKGHGVGADNELGAEVMQSDIREVMGGLDGVVDPRTEAIFVIAGLGGGTGSGGAPVLVKELKRIYDVPVYALGILPGRDEGGIYQANAGRSLKTLVREADSTLLVDNDAWRKTGQSVTEAYDAINERIARRIGILLAAGEGIEGVGESVVDSSEVINTLKSGDMSALGFATAEAAPDAGENINVVTSTTRKALLSGMSVPETTEAGAALVIAAGESDRVPRKGVEKARSWVEDETRSMQVRGGDFPIDSDNIAVLVLLSGIARSERIQQFMERAKAASEEVDREHVTENFQNEELDGLF, encoded by the coding sequence ATGAAAGCCGCCCTGATTGGCGTCGGTCAAGCCGGCGGGAAGGTCGCGGAGGCCCTCCTGGCGGAAGACCGGCGAGCGGGCTACGAATCGATACGTTCAGCGTTCGCCATCAACACGGCCGAGACGGACCTCGAGGGGCTCGACATCGACACGATGCTGATCGGTCAGGACCGGGTGAAGGGCCACGGCGTCGGCGCCGACAACGAGCTCGGCGCGGAGGTCATGCAGAGCGACATCCGCGAGGTAATGGGTGGCCTCGACGGCGTCGTCGACCCACGAACCGAGGCCATCTTCGTCATCGCTGGCCTCGGCGGCGGCACCGGGTCTGGCGGGGCGCCCGTCCTCGTCAAAGAGCTCAAACGCATCTACGACGTCCCCGTCTACGCGCTCGGCATCCTCCCCGGGCGCGACGAGGGCGGTATCTACCAGGCCAACGCGGGCCGCTCGCTGAAGACGCTCGTGCGCGAGGCCGACTCGACGCTGCTCGTCGACAACGACGCCTGGCGCAAGACCGGGCAGAGCGTCACCGAAGCGTACGACGCCATCAACGAGCGCATCGCGCGCCGCATCGGCATCCTGCTCGCCGCCGGCGAGGGCATCGAGGGCGTCGGTGAGAGCGTCGTCGACTCCAGCGAGGTCATCAACACCCTCAAATCGGGGGACATGTCCGCGCTCGGGTTCGCCACTGCCGAGGCAGCACCGGATGCCGGCGAGAACATCAACGTCGTCACCTCCACCACGCGGAAAGCCCTCCTCTCCGGCATGAGCGTCCCCGAGACGACCGAAGCAGGCGCGGCGCTCGTCATCGCCGCCGGCGAGAGCGACCGCGTCCCCCGGAAGGGCGTGGAGAAGGCGCGCTCGTGGGTCGAGGACGAGACCAGAAGCATGCAGGTCCGCGGCGGCGACTTCCCTATCGACTCCGACAACATCGCCGTGCTCGTGCTCCTCTCTGGCATCGCCCGCTCCGAGCGCATCCAGCAGTTCATGGAGCGCGCGAAGGCCGCCAGCGAGGAGGTCGACCGGGAGCACGTCACGGAGAACTTCCAGAACGAGGAACTGGACGGCCTCTTCTAA
- a CDS encoding type II/IV secretion system ATPase has translation MRALFERFGSAEESACGCAVDHEDGVLRVDATDCDGGGALTEEPACRATAATAARRFDPRRIVVDAAGFQRAYDERAAALFTAAGRFAARVADREERLATRATTDPLAAAAEASGRAGPVADVAAETGFAAVAGDLPAYDSLRPRVGPALADARIELTPPPDGRLRDTRALETGATVREYDVPDGLPVYHLVPSEYELDPDDWRLLADARRKLADGSVPDGEDAPGRAVRAVVGEHREPLADALNKHTRGFGVLEDCFGDPRVSDVYASAPVVDGSLRVTIDDETARTNVHFTPSGVARLASRLRAESGRPFSRANPTLDTAVEGLGTAGSVRVAGVTDPVSDGTGFAFRAHDADPFRLPNLVANDTLTPRLAGFLDEAVSRGASVLFAGARGAGKTTLLGATLWSLAPAVRVVTIEDTPELPVRALRADGRDVQALYASEDSAGADVSMTDALRTALRLGDGAIAVGEVRGEEARVLYEAMRVGSSDAAVLGTIHGDGAGAVRERVVSDLGVAHSSFAATDLVVTVAETASGRRVTRVEEVTEDGAPALYEDDGKGPEPTGRIARGNSAVVASLADPGETYADVREALSSRAVAAPDS, from the coding sequence ATGCGTGCGCTCTTCGAACGCTTCGGGTCGGCTGAGGAGTCAGCCTGTGGTTGTGCGGTCGACCACGAGGACGGCGTGCTTCGCGTGGACGCCACCGACTGCGACGGCGGCGGCGCCCTCACCGAGGAACCGGCCTGCCGCGCCACGGCCGCCACCGCTGCTCGCCGGTTCGACCCGCGGCGTATCGTCGTCGACGCCGCGGGGTTCCAGCGGGCGTACGACGAACGCGCGGCCGCACTGTTCACCGCCGCCGGTCGCTTCGCCGCTCGCGTCGCGGACCGGGAGGAACGGCTGGCCACCCGCGCGACAACAGACCCGCTCGCCGCGGCCGCGGAGGCCAGCGGTCGCGCCGGCCCCGTCGCCGACGTGGCCGCCGAGACGGGGTTCGCCGCCGTCGCGGGGGACCTCCCGGCGTACGACTCGCTTCGGCCCAGAGTGGGGCCCGCGCTCGCCGACGCTCGCATCGAACTGACGCCCCCACCCGACGGCCGTCTCCGCGACACCCGCGCGCTCGAAACTGGAGCGACTGTCCGCGAGTACGACGTCCCCGACGGGCTCCCCGTCTACCACCTCGTTCCATCGGAGTACGAACTCGACCCGGACGACTGGCGACTCCTCGCCGACGCTCGACGGAAACTCGCGGACGGCTCGGTTCCGGACGGCGAAGACGCTCCGGGGCGCGCGGTCCGGGCAGTCGTGGGCGAACACCGCGAACCACTCGCCGACGCGCTCAACAAGCACACGCGGGGATTCGGCGTCCTCGAGGACTGCTTCGGCGACCCGCGGGTGAGTGACGTCTACGCGAGCGCGCCGGTCGTCGACGGTTCGCTGCGGGTCACCATTGACGACGAGACGGCACGGACGAACGTCCACTTCACGCCGTCGGGTGTGGCGCGTCTCGCCTCCCGCCTCCGTGCCGAGAGCGGACGACCGTTCTCGCGGGCGAACCCGACACTCGACACCGCCGTCGAGGGACTTGGGACGGCGGGCAGCGTCCGCGTCGCGGGTGTCACGGACCCGGTGAGCGACGGCACCGGGTTCGCGTTCCGCGCCCACGACGCCGACCCGTTCCGTCTTCCAAACCTGGTCGCCAACGACACGCTCACCCCGCGGCTCGCCGGCTTCCTCGACGAAGCGGTCTCGCGCGGCGCGTCAGTGCTGTTCGCCGGTGCGCGGGGCGCCGGGAAGACGACGCTGCTCGGCGCGACCCTCTGGTCGCTCGCGCCCGCCGTCCGCGTGGTCACCATCGAGGACACGCCCGAACTCCCGGTTCGCGCGCTCCGGGCTGACGGTCGGGACGTGCAGGCGCTGTACGCCAGCGAGGACAGCGCGGGCGCCGACGTCTCGATGACCGACGCGCTCCGCACCGCGCTCCGACTCGGCGACGGCGCCATCGCAGTTGGCGAGGTTCGCGGCGAGGAGGCCCGCGTGCTCTACGAGGCGATGCGAGTCGGGTCGAGTGACGCCGCAGTCCTCGGGACGATTCACGGCGACGGCGCTGGGGCGGTCCGCGAGCGCGTCGTCTCTGACCTCGGCGTCGCCCACTCCTCGTTCGCCGCCACGGACCTCGTGGTGACCGTCGCCGAGACCGCGTCTGGTCGTCGCGTGACGCGGGTCGAGGAGGTGACCGAGGACGGCGCTCCCGCGCTCTACGAGGACGACGGGAAGGGCCCCGAACCGACGGGGCGCATCGCCCGGGGGAACAGCGCCGTCGTCGCGTCGCTGGCCGACCCCGGCGAGACGTACGCCGATGTGCGCGAGGCGCTCTCCAGTCGTGCCGTCGCGGCGCCAGACTCGTGA
- a CDS encoding type II secretion system transmembrane protein: MTVPHNERRAATVGAVAVALAFVAGTIAPYVGATVAVIGVAVAVALVYGPHLRAVARRSRTLGAAPDVVCLVVLSIRLEPALERATRFAASEGSGRLADSLAAHVREARGRPAAGFDSFASTWADHLPSLRRAAALADAAVEAPAGDRERLLDRAIAVVVSGTRERTSEYADAVHGPTTAVYAFGVVLPLALVGVVPAAASAGLPLTVGAFALVYGVVLPVAVLAAVSWVLARRPVAFPPATVPANHPALAGRTRNAAVAAAVGVAAAVVAARFLPPWSLPVLLVGWPLGGALVYWFRPACEVREDARGLEDGLADALSVLGHRIRRGESVEAAVTAVGDTLAGPTGDVFVAAARRMRRLRVGVEAAFLGEHGPLTRVPSERSHAAVALLVHAADAGPAGGRVLVDVAGLFDDLASLDRDVRRQFAATTRTLRHTALVYAPLVAGVTVALAGRVSGLDGASALPQAALALAVGCYVLWLAAVLPALAVGLDRGLDRALVGYHAGVSLAAAAAVYPVTAMAATRVL; the protein is encoded by the coding sequence GTGACAGTTCCCCACAATGAGCGACGCGCTGCAACGGTCGGTGCCGTGGCAGTCGCCCTCGCGTTCGTGGCGGGTACCATCGCCCCCTACGTCGGTGCTACCGTCGCCGTTATCGGGGTCGCCGTCGCCGTCGCGCTGGTGTACGGCCCGCACCTGCGAGCGGTGGCTCGCCGTTCGCGAACGCTCGGCGCCGCGCCCGACGTCGTCTGTCTCGTGGTCCTGTCAATCCGTCTCGAACCCGCGCTCGAACGGGCCACGCGGTTCGCCGCGTCAGAGGGCTCGGGGCGACTCGCGGACAGTCTCGCTGCCCACGTCCGAGAGGCGCGCGGCAGGCCTGCGGCGGGGTTCGACTCGTTCGCGTCCACGTGGGCCGACCACCTACCGTCCCTGCGGCGCGCGGCCGCGCTCGCAGACGCCGCCGTCGAGGCACCCGCTGGTGACAGAGAACGGCTCCTCGACCGGGCGATCGCCGTCGTCGTCTCCGGCACTCGCGAGCGCACGAGCGAGTACGCCGACGCCGTCCACGGACCAACCACGGCGGTGTACGCGTTCGGCGTCGTTTTGCCCCTCGCGCTCGTCGGCGTCGTGCCGGCCGCCGCGAGCGCCGGACTCCCGTTGACGGTCGGCGCCTTCGCGCTCGTCTACGGCGTCGTCCTCCCGGTCGCCGTCCTGGCCGCCGTCAGCTGGGTCCTCGCCCGCCGCCCGGTCGCGTTTCCGCCCGCGACGGTCCCCGCTAATCATCCCGCGTTGGCTGGTCGAACTCGGAATGCCGCAGTTGCGGCGGCCGTCGGCGTAGCTGCGGCCGTCGTGGCCGCCCGGTTCCTGCCGCCCTGGTCGCTCCCCGTTCTCCTGGTGGGTTGGCCGCTCGGCGGCGCGCTCGTCTACTGGTTCCGGCCCGCCTGCGAGGTGCGCGAGGACGCCCGGGGCCTGGAGGACGGTCTCGCTGACGCGCTCTCTGTGCTCGGCCACCGGATTCGGAGAGGGGAATCGGTCGAGGCGGCCGTCACCGCTGTCGGAGACACGCTCGCTGGACCGACGGGCGATGTGTTCGTCGCCGCGGCGCGCCGGATGCGACGACTCCGCGTCGGCGTCGAAGCGGCGTTCCTCGGTGAACACGGTCCACTCACTCGCGTTCCCAGCGAACGCTCGCACGCCGCCGTCGCGCTTCTCGTCCACGCGGCCGACGCCGGTCCGGCCGGCGGTCGCGTTCTCGTCGACGTCGCCGGACTGTTCGACGACCTCGCGTCGCTGGACCGGGACGTCCGGCGCCAGTTCGCCGCGACGACGCGCACGCTCCGGCACACCGCGCTCGTGTACGCGCCGCTCGTCGCCGGCGTGACAGTCGCGCTCGCCGGCCGTGTGAGCGGCCTCGACGGAGCGTCCGCACTTCCACAGGCGGCCCTGGCGCTCGCCGTCGGCTGCTACGTGCTGTGGCTCGCCGCCGTCCTCCCCGCGCTCGCGGTCGGCCTGGACCGCGGCCTCGACCGGGCGCTCGTCGGCTACCACGCTGGCGTTTCGCTCGCGGCCGCGGCCGCCGTCTACCCGGTGACGGCGATGGCCGCGACTCGCGTCCTCTAG